The Ferviditalea candida genome contains the following window.
ATCTGTCCGGATTGCAGGAAGACCGTTTCCATCCTGCCAACCTTTCTTCTTCCTTATTTTCAACATACGATGGACTTCATTATCCACATCCTGCTGGCATTCTGGATCACCCGCTCTTCCTTATGTACGCGCCAATTGCGGCGGTTCTACGAAAAACGTGCTTACGGCA
Protein-coding sequences here:
- a CDS encoding DUF6431 domain-containing protein → MCRARNRLQRHGFYERNAIEADASYRITICRLICPDCRKTVSILPTFLLPYFQHTMDFIIHILLAFWITRSSLCTRQLRRFYEKRAYG